Proteins from a single region of Cystobacter fuscus DSM 2262:
- a CDS encoding fumarylacetoacetate hydrolase family protein, translating into MSQATDFVIAPAERPSLPIEGTSARFPVRRIYCVGQNYGAHAREMGGDPTRAPPFFFSKPADAVRVPGEPIPYPSATERLDHEIELVVALKGGGVNVTPEQALGLVYGYAVGVDLTRRDLQAAAKKEGRPWDAAKGFDASAPIGVLRRAEGGGLPTGRIYLDVNGQTKQDGQLADMIWNVAEIIAKASQLWRLEPGDLIFTGTPHGVGPLSRGDRVEGGIEGVGTVSFTLS; encoded by the coding sequence ATGAGCCAAGCCACCGACTTCGTCATCGCTCCCGCCGAGCGTCCCAGCCTGCCCATCGAGGGCACCTCGGCCCGCTTCCCCGTCCGCCGCATCTACTGCGTGGGCCAGAACTACGGCGCCCACGCCCGGGAGATGGGAGGGGATCCCACGCGCGCGCCGCCGTTCTTCTTCTCCAAGCCGGCCGACGCGGTGCGCGTACCGGGTGAGCCCATTCCCTATCCGTCCGCCACCGAGCGGCTCGACCACGAGATCGAGCTGGTGGTGGCGCTCAAGGGCGGTGGCGTCAACGTCACGCCCGAGCAGGCGCTGGGCCTGGTGTACGGCTACGCGGTGGGGGTGGATCTCACCCGGAGGGACTTGCAGGCCGCGGCGAAGAAGGAGGGGCGCCCGTGGGACGCGGCCAAGGGCTTCGATGCCTCGGCGCCCATCGGCGTGCTGCGCCGGGCCGAGGGCGGGGGACTGCCCACGGGGCGCATCTACCTCGACGTGAATGGCCAGACGAAGCAGGACGGCCAGCTCGCGGACATGATCTGGAACGTGGCGGAGATCATCGCCAAGGCGTCGCAGCTGTGGCGGCTGGAGCCGGGAGACCTGATCTTCACCGGCACGCCCCACGGTGTGGGCCCCCTGTCGCGCGGAGACCGCGTGGAGGGCGGCATCGAGGGCGTGGGCACGGTGTCCTTCACCCTGAGCTGA